A stretch of the Malus domestica chromosome 08, GDT2T_hap1 genome encodes the following:
- the LOC114826511 gene encoding uncharacterized protein isoform X1, translating to MAEEEVVAAAESPGPSDHKRKLEDLEPKAAPEILELDSDGQDDANAEPGCAEEVDVPPSDESEAKRPRLVDKPHGIASENGHQEEEVDEPEKENGDQPNVDSGDPEVPQPTSVEVTEAVTDEQKSEVNEQHNDMNGEPSDTQKPAENSVAEKAEEPPQGECQAHHAEEPQQGGAYFVQQEQPSANEILTHKMEVPNNKVGVLIGKSGDTIRYLQYNSGAKIQITRDSDADPYSATRPVEIIGTLDSISKAEKLINAVIAEADAGGSPSLVARGVATAQAVAAAEQIQIQVPNEKVGLIIGRGGETIKGLQTTSGARIQVLIPQHLPEGDESKERTVRVTGDKKQIEVAKELIKEVMNQTVRPSPLSSGFNHQGYRPHGPGGPQWGPRGPHLPQPYSYDYPQRGPYPSHNPQYPPAYGGYPQHMGPRSGYGSGWGQRPPSSMPHGGGYDYYGGQGADAPVSAQHSAPVPSHAPGPSPNPAMGAPSQANYNYGHPATYSQAAPPQHNYGHGYEEPKYDNHAPMQYPYGGQAPSQQYPQTGAHPGYGPQQTYSKPPPYGMPSQAPNPQSYGPPRASQPGEAVYQGSAQPHSYGPNVPAQQPYPYASSGPAQQTYPAYGSAPAADGYSQPPPASGSGYPQQGGQPVSYGQPGAQQAPGYGQAAPTAGYAQYPSSQQGYAEQAAPNAAGYGYQGSQDPGYGGASAAAYGAPAAAQPGYAQPAAQQTYDQSIPQSAGYGAAPPAASAGYGKTVSPQPGYPQYDSSQMYAAAPR from the exons ATGGCGGAGGAGGAGGTTGTGGCGGCCGCGGAAAGCCCTGGGCCGTCGGATCACAAGCGGAAGCTCGAGGATTTGGAGCCTAAAGCAGCACCGGAAATACTTGAGCTCGATTCCGACGGGCAGGATGATGCGAATGCGGAGCCTGGTTGTGCTGAAGAAGTTGATGTGCCGCCTTCTGATGAATCGGAGGCGAAGAGGCCCCGCCTTGTTGACAAGCCCCACGGAATAG CTAGTGAGAATGGCCACCAAGAGGAGGAGGTAGATGAGCCTGAAAAAGAGAATGGGGATCAACCAAATGTTGATAGCGGTGACCCAGAGGTCCCCCAGCCCACATCTGTGGAAGTTACTGAAGCAGTGACCGACGAGCAAAAGTCTGAAGTTAACGAACAACATAATGACATGAATGGTGAGCCGAGTGACACCCAAAAGCCTGCTGAGAATTCTGTGGCGGAAAAAGCTGAGGAACCCCCTCAAGGGGAGTGTCAAGCACACCACGCAGAGGAACCTCAGCAAGGTGGAGCTTACTTTGTGCAACAAGAGCAGCCTTCTGCAAATGAGATTTTGACACACAAAATGGAGGTTCCTAATAATAAG GTTGGGGTTTTAATTGGCAAGTCGGGGGATACTATACGGTACTTGCAATACAATTCTGGAGCAAAGATTCAAATCACAAGGGATTCCGATGCAGACCCATATTCTGCAACCAGGCCTGTGGAGATAATAGGAACTTTGGATAGTATAAGCAAGGCAGAGAAACTGATTAATGCTGTTATTGCAGAG GCTGATGCAGGGGGTTCTCCTTCTTTGGTTGCTAGAGGTGTTGCTACTGCACAGGCTGTTGCAGCTGCAGAACAAATTCAGATTCAAGTTCCGAATGAGAAG GTCGGTTTGATAATTGGCAGAGGTGGGGAGACCATTAAAGGTCTGCAGACCACATCAGGGGCACGCATCCAGGTA TTGATACCCCAACATCTTCCGGAGGGGGATGAATCTAAAGAAAGGACTGTCCGAGTTACTGGCGATAAGAAGCAGATTGAAGTTGCTAAAGAATTGATAAAGGAGGTTATGAATCAG ACTGTGAGGCCATCACCTCTCTCCAGTGGTTTTAATCATCAGGGTTATCGTCCCCATGGACCAGGTGGTCCTCAATGGGGTCCGCGAGGACCTCATCTACCTCAGCCATATTCGTATGATTATCCACAACGAGGACCTTATCCATCCCATAATCCTCAGTACCCTCCTGCGTATGGGGGTTATCCTCAACATATGGGTCCAAGAAGTGGCTATGGTTCTGGTTGGGGGCAAAGGCCACCTTCCAGCATGCCACATGGTGGTGGATATGATTACTATGGTGGACAAGGAGCAGATGCCCCAGTATCTGCCCAACATTCTGCTCCCGTTCCTTCTCATGCTCCTGGCCCATCTCCTAACCCTGCAATGGGTGCACCCTCCCAAGCAAATTACAATTATGGTCATCCGGCAACTTATTCCCAGGCTGCACCTCCTCAGCATAACTATGGGCATGGATACGAAGAACCAAAATATGATAATCATGCTCCAATGCAGTATCCCTACGGAGGACAAGCACCTTCTCAGCAATATCCACAAACTGGAGCTCATCCAGGTTATGGTCCACAGCAGACTTACAGCAAGCCACCACCATATGGCATGCCATCACAAGCTCCAAATCCTCAGTCTTATGGCCCTCCTAGGGCTAGTCAACCAGGAGAAGCGGTTTACCAGGGTTCTGCACAACCTCATTCATATGGTCCAAATGTCCCAGCTCAACAGCCATATCCATATGCATCCAGTGGACCTGCTCAGCAGACCTATCCTGCGTATGGTTCTGCACCAGCTGCTGATGGGTACAGTCAGCCACCACCCGCTTCTGGCTCGGGTTATCCACAACAAGGAGGACAACCTGTTAGTTATGGCCAGCCTGGTGCACAGCAGGCACCCGGCTATGGACAGGCAGCTCCCACTGCAGGGTACGCACAATACCCATCTTCTCAGCAAGGTTACGCTGAGCAGGCTGCTCCAAATGCAGCAGGTTATGGGTACCAGGGGTCTCAAGACCCTGGATATGGAGGAGCCTCTGCAGCAGCATATGGTGCACCAGCAGCTGCGCAGCCAGGCTATGCACAACCAGCAGCTCAACAAACTTATGATCAGTCGATCCCCCAGTCTGCTGGTTATGGAGCTGCACCACCAGCTGCATCAGCTGGTTATGGAAAGACGGTGTCCCCCCAGCCTGGTTATCCCCAGTATGACTCGAGCCAAATGTATGCTGCTGCACCTCGCTGA
- the LOC114826511 gene encoding uncharacterized protein isoform X2, translated as MAEEEVVAAAESPGPSDHKRKLEDLEPKAAPEILELDSDGQDDANAEPGCAEEVDVPPSDESEAKRPRLVDKPHGIASENGHQEEEVDEPEKENGDQPNVDSGDPEVPQPTSVEVTEAVTDEQKSEVNEQHNDMNGEPSDTQKPAENSVAEKAEEPPQGECQAHHAEEPQQGGAYFVQQEQPSANEILTHKMEVPNNKVGVLIGKSGDTIRYLQYNSGAKIQITRDSDADPYSATRPVEIIGTLDSISKAEKLINAVIAEADAGGSPSLVARGVATAQAVAAAEQIQIQVPNEKVGLIIGRGGETIKGLQTTSGARIQLIPQHLPEGDESKERTVRVTGDKKQIEVAKELIKEVMNQTVRPSPLSSGFNHQGYRPHGPGGPQWGPRGPHLPQPYSYDYPQRGPYPSHNPQYPPAYGGYPQHMGPRSGYGSGWGQRPPSSMPHGGGYDYYGGQGADAPVSAQHSAPVPSHAPGPSPNPAMGAPSQANYNYGHPATYSQAAPPQHNYGHGYEEPKYDNHAPMQYPYGGQAPSQQYPQTGAHPGYGPQQTYSKPPPYGMPSQAPNPQSYGPPRASQPGEAVYQGSAQPHSYGPNVPAQQPYPYASSGPAQQTYPAYGSAPAADGYSQPPPASGSGYPQQGGQPVSYGQPGAQQAPGYGQAAPTAGYAQYPSSQQGYAEQAAPNAAGYGYQGSQDPGYGGASAAAYGAPAAAQPGYAQPAAQQTYDQSIPQSAGYGAAPPAASAGYGKTVSPQPGYPQYDSSQMYAAAPR; from the exons ATGGCGGAGGAGGAGGTTGTGGCGGCCGCGGAAAGCCCTGGGCCGTCGGATCACAAGCGGAAGCTCGAGGATTTGGAGCCTAAAGCAGCACCGGAAATACTTGAGCTCGATTCCGACGGGCAGGATGATGCGAATGCGGAGCCTGGTTGTGCTGAAGAAGTTGATGTGCCGCCTTCTGATGAATCGGAGGCGAAGAGGCCCCGCCTTGTTGACAAGCCCCACGGAATAG CTAGTGAGAATGGCCACCAAGAGGAGGAGGTAGATGAGCCTGAAAAAGAGAATGGGGATCAACCAAATGTTGATAGCGGTGACCCAGAGGTCCCCCAGCCCACATCTGTGGAAGTTACTGAAGCAGTGACCGACGAGCAAAAGTCTGAAGTTAACGAACAACATAATGACATGAATGGTGAGCCGAGTGACACCCAAAAGCCTGCTGAGAATTCTGTGGCGGAAAAAGCTGAGGAACCCCCTCAAGGGGAGTGTCAAGCACACCACGCAGAGGAACCTCAGCAAGGTGGAGCTTACTTTGTGCAACAAGAGCAGCCTTCTGCAAATGAGATTTTGACACACAAAATGGAGGTTCCTAATAATAAG GTTGGGGTTTTAATTGGCAAGTCGGGGGATACTATACGGTACTTGCAATACAATTCTGGAGCAAAGATTCAAATCACAAGGGATTCCGATGCAGACCCATATTCTGCAACCAGGCCTGTGGAGATAATAGGAACTTTGGATAGTATAAGCAAGGCAGAGAAACTGATTAATGCTGTTATTGCAGAG GCTGATGCAGGGGGTTCTCCTTCTTTGGTTGCTAGAGGTGTTGCTACTGCACAGGCTGTTGCAGCTGCAGAACAAATTCAGATTCAAGTTCCGAATGAGAAG GTCGGTTTGATAATTGGCAGAGGTGGGGAGACCATTAAAGGTCTGCAGACCACATCAGGGGCACGCATCCAG TTGATACCCCAACATCTTCCGGAGGGGGATGAATCTAAAGAAAGGACTGTCCGAGTTACTGGCGATAAGAAGCAGATTGAAGTTGCTAAAGAATTGATAAAGGAGGTTATGAATCAG ACTGTGAGGCCATCACCTCTCTCCAGTGGTTTTAATCATCAGGGTTATCGTCCCCATGGACCAGGTGGTCCTCAATGGGGTCCGCGAGGACCTCATCTACCTCAGCCATATTCGTATGATTATCCACAACGAGGACCTTATCCATCCCATAATCCTCAGTACCCTCCTGCGTATGGGGGTTATCCTCAACATATGGGTCCAAGAAGTGGCTATGGTTCTGGTTGGGGGCAAAGGCCACCTTCCAGCATGCCACATGGTGGTGGATATGATTACTATGGTGGACAAGGAGCAGATGCCCCAGTATCTGCCCAACATTCTGCTCCCGTTCCTTCTCATGCTCCTGGCCCATCTCCTAACCCTGCAATGGGTGCACCCTCCCAAGCAAATTACAATTATGGTCATCCGGCAACTTATTCCCAGGCTGCACCTCCTCAGCATAACTATGGGCATGGATACGAAGAACCAAAATATGATAATCATGCTCCAATGCAGTATCCCTACGGAGGACAAGCACCTTCTCAGCAATATCCACAAACTGGAGCTCATCCAGGTTATGGTCCACAGCAGACTTACAGCAAGCCACCACCATATGGCATGCCATCACAAGCTCCAAATCCTCAGTCTTATGGCCCTCCTAGGGCTAGTCAACCAGGAGAAGCGGTTTACCAGGGTTCTGCACAACCTCATTCATATGGTCCAAATGTCCCAGCTCAACAGCCATATCCATATGCATCCAGTGGACCTGCTCAGCAGACCTATCCTGCGTATGGTTCTGCACCAGCTGCTGATGGGTACAGTCAGCCACCACCCGCTTCTGGCTCGGGTTATCCACAACAAGGAGGACAACCTGTTAGTTATGGCCAGCCTGGTGCACAGCAGGCACCCGGCTATGGACAGGCAGCTCCCACTGCAGGGTACGCACAATACCCATCTTCTCAGCAAGGTTACGCTGAGCAGGCTGCTCCAAATGCAGCAGGTTATGGGTACCAGGGGTCTCAAGACCCTGGATATGGAGGAGCCTCTGCAGCAGCATATGGTGCACCAGCAGCTGCGCAGCCAGGCTATGCACAACCAGCAGCTCAACAAACTTATGATCAGTCGATCCCCCAGTCTGCTGGTTATGGAGCTGCACCACCAGCTGCATCAGCTGGTTATGGAAAGACGGTGTCCCCCCAGCCTGGTTATCCCCAGTATGACTCGAGCCAAATGTATGCTGCTGCACCTCGCTGA